One Candidatus Paceibacterota bacterium genomic region harbors:
- a CDS encoding pilin: MKFKIQNYLPHLAAFAILALPVVASAQSSYKLLSPLAEPFGGIGPANQAGSYNNLADYLKAAFRIAVGLAGLIAVTILIIGGIEYVSSGISGNEAARSSAHKRIWDAITGLVLALTGYLILQTINPALVNFQLEIQPITSGGATSSGGNSPIVNPATGETFTPNSAQPSQTTSQTPTPESSPQSQTTVVNPNALIPANAGPSRYTNVANDPTIEGTYRTKLMRLENFRGSSLNTYQDNSGIIHVQDSPLISGNNTTPQDGETSRVMSGYTSWETFTYDSASHDWILSK; encoded by the coding sequence ATGAAATTCAAAATTCAAAATTATCTGCCCCACCTCGCCGCTTTTGCAATACTCGCTTTGCCGGTTGTAGCCAGTGCGCAGAGCAGTTATAAATTGCTTTCTCCGCTTGCAGAACCGTTCGGAGGCATTGGCCCGGCCAATCAAGCCGGTAGTTATAATAATCTCGCTGATTATCTCAAAGCTGCCTTCCGCATTGCCGTCGGCTTAGCCGGACTTATTGCTGTCACTATACTTATAATCGGCGGGATAGAATATGTGTCATCGGGCATAAGCGGTAACGAAGCCGCTCGCTCATCAGCTCACAAAAGAATCTGGGACGCCATCACCGGCCTAGTCTTGGCTCTGACCGGCTACCTGATTTTACAAACCATAAACCCCGCCCTTGTAAACTTCCAACTAGAAATCCAGCCGATAACCAGCGGGGGGGCCACAAGTTCTGGAGGCAATAGTCCAATAGTTAACCCAGCCACTGGTGAAACTTTCACGCCAAATAGTGCGCAGCCATCTCAAACAACAAGTCAGACTCCAACACCAGAGTCATCGCCTCAATCGCAGACGACCGTGGTTAATCCGAACGCTCTTATCCCCGCCAATGCTGGTCCGTCTAGATATACTAATGTTGCAAATGATCCAACAATCGAGGGCACGTATAGAACAAAACTTATGCGGCTTGAAAATTTTAGGGGCTCGTCTCTTAACACTTACCAAGACAATAGCGGAATAATTCATGTACAGGATAGCCCTCTTATTAGCGGAAATAACACAACTCCTCAAGACGGGGAGACTTCTCGCGTAATGAGCGGGTACACCAGTTGGGAAACATTTACCTACGATTCCGCCTCCCATGATTGGATCTTAAGCAAATAA
- a CDS encoding transglycosylase domain-containing protein, which produces MQHHKRRRVIIYIKRLVLLCLALFFIVFGVGIIWFANLQLPDFKSFDSRKVVQSTKIFDRTGTVVLYDVHNQIRRTVVPFSSVSLNIKNATLAIEDDSFYTHAGIRPLSILRSVYKDIVSGSAKQGGSTITQQVIKNTLLTSDKNITRKIKEIVLALKMEQVMSKDDIFGLYLNEVPYGGTVYGVEEASLGFFGKHASDVDLAEAAYLASLPQAPTYYSPLGNNRSALDSRKNFVLDRMLALHYITKDEHSAAKAENVTFRPISDGTIKAPHFVMYVKLQLEAKYGKDLVENGGLRVTTTLDWTMQQNAEQVIKDRSPEILQKFNAQNIGTVGVDPKTGQVLLMVGSRDYFNTADEGNFNTTIAHRQPGSSFKPFVYATAFNKGYTPETEVFNVETQFSTACDSLGKPVGNSKPSDCYMPGNYDKKYDGPMSFRSALAESVNVVAVKALYLAGITDSITTATNMGIKGLADKERYGLTLVLGGGEVSLLDLVESYGGFANDGVRYPETTILKVEDSKGNVIDEWRPDSSRVLPENTARLINDVLSDNAARAPAFGTNSALYIPSRPVAVKTGTTNDYRDVWITGYTPNFALGFWAGNNDNTPLEKKVAGFIIAPIWNDLMNKILPGLPVEKFIQPEPTPQDIKPVLRGMWQGNKEYIIDRTTGLLATGATPESQRIHKVVTDAHDILHWVNKDDPRGSVPSNPASDPQYNLWEIPAQKWLAENGVVNQTDAIIPTAYDNIHTTNAAPTVSISSPAPTINYPKESAVTVSFIARSQYPINQAAFFLGDIYLGLSDSAPFNFKFTPNSLGPNFTPGVYQLKVVAYDTVQNKGEATVSINIQ; this is translated from the coding sequence ATGCAACATCATAAAAGACGCCGTGTGATAATCTACATAAAAAGGCTCGTTCTGCTTTGTTTGGCCCTATTTTTCATTGTTTTCGGCGTTGGCATCATCTGGTTTGCCAATCTCCAGCTCCCTGACTTTAAGTCATTTGACTCGCGCAAAGTTGTTCAGTCAACAAAGATATTCGACCGCACCGGTACGGTTGTTTTATATGATGTTCATAATCAGATTCGCCGTACCGTGGTCCCCTTCTCATCAGTCTCTCTTAATATAAAGAATGCGACATTGGCCATAGAGGACGATTCCTTCTACACCCATGCCGGCATAAGGCCTTTATCTATTTTACGTTCGGTTTATAAAGACATCGTTTCCGGGTCGGCCAAGCAAGGCGGATCTACTATTACCCAGCAAGTTATTAAGAACACTCTTCTCACCAGCGATAAAAATATCACCCGCAAGATAAAAGAAATAGTCTTGGCGCTTAAGATGGAGCAAGTGATGAGTAAAGATGATATCTTTGGTTTATATCTTAATGAAGTTCCGTACGGCGGTACGGTCTATGGTGTAGAAGAAGCGAGCCTTGGATTCTTCGGTAAACACGCCTCGGACGTGGACCTGGCAGAGGCCGCCTATCTCGCTTCTCTGCCCCAGGCACCAACTTATTACTCGCCGCTGGGCAATAATCGTTCCGCTCTGGACTCTCGCAAGAATTTTGTCTTGGATAGAATGCTCGCTTTGCATTATATTACAAAAGATGAACACTCTGCCGCGAAAGCAGAGAATGTCACCTTCCGACCTATATCAGACGGCACCATCAAGGCGCCGCACTTCGTAATGTATGTGAAGTTGCAACTTGAAGCGAAATACGGAAAGGACTTGGTCGAGAATGGCGGATTGCGAGTTACCACGACGCTTGACTGGACGATGCAACAGAATGCCGAACAGGTCATAAAGGATCGTTCGCCGGAAATTCTGCAGAAATTCAACGCACAGAATATCGGCACCGTCGGCGTCGACCCCAAAACAGGACAAGTTCTGCTTATGGTCGGTTCTCGCGACTACTTCAATACCGCAGATGAAGGCAATTTCAATACTACTATCGCTCATCGCCAACCGGGGTCTTCTTTCAAACCCTTCGTTTACGCCACGGCATTTAATAAGGGCTACACGCCGGAAACAGAGGTATTTAATGTCGAGACACAATTTTCGACTGCTTGTGACTCATTAGGCAAGCCCGTCGGAAATTCAAAACCGAGCGATTGTTATATGCCGGGGAATTACGATAAAAAGTATGACGGCCCAATGTCATTTAGGAGCGCCCTAGCCGAGTCTGTAAACGTCGTTGCGGTAAAAGCGTTATATCTCGCCGGCATAACAGACTCTATAACCACGGCTACAAATATGGGTATAAAAGGCCTAGCCGACAAAGAGCGTTATGGACTCACGCTCGTGCTTGGTGGCGGTGAAGTCTCGCTTCTGGATCTAGTAGAATCGTATGGAGGATTTGCAAATGATGGTGTACGTTACCCCGAGACGACCATCCTGAAGGTTGAAGATTCTAAGGGTAATGTTATAGACGAATGGCGGCCCGATTCGAGCAGAGTCCTGCCGGAGAACACAGCGAGACTAATCAACGATGTTCTGTCTGATAATGCTGCCCGCGCGCCGGCCTTCGGTACCAACTCGGCTCTTTATATCCCCTCTCGCCCTGTGGCAGTCAAAACAGGAACCACCAATGATTATCGTGATGTCTGGATTACAGGCTACACGCCGAATTTCGCACTTGGCTTCTGGGCGGGCAACAACGACAATACTCCGCTCGAGAAAAAAGTTGCCGGTTTTATCATTGCTCCGATCTGGAACGACCTTATGAATAAAATATTACCTGGTCTGCCAGTAGAGAAATTCATCCAGCCAGAGCCAACACCACAAGATATTAAGCCGGTACTACGAGGTATGTGGCAAGGGAATAAAGAATATATAATCGACCGCACGACCGGCTTGCTAGCCACTGGCGCGACACCGGAGAGTCAGCGAATTCATAAAGTTGTGACTGATGCTCACGATATCCTTCACTGGGTTAACAAAGACGACCCGCGCGGCTCTGTACCATCAAATCCAGCCAGTGATCCGCAATATAATCTTTGGGAGATACCGGCGCAAAAATGGCTTGCCGAAAACGGTGTCGTTAATCAGACAGACGCAATCATCCCGACAGCCTACGATAACATCCACACAACCAATGCGGCACCTACTGTAAGTATATCTTCGCCCGCACCAACTATTAATTATCCAAAAGAAAGCGCGGTAACAGTCTCGTTCATTGCGCGTAGTCAATACCCCATCAATCAAGCGGCCTTCTTCCTTGGAGATATCTACTTGGGACTTTCGGATTCGGCACCGTTCAATTTTAAATTCACACCAAATTCTTTGGGTCCAAATTTCACACCTGGAGTGTACCAGCTTAAGGTTGTAGCTTATGACACCGTTCAGAACAAAGGCGAAGCTACCGTATCGATAAACATCCAGTAA
- the rpmH gene encoding 50S ribosomal protein L34, producing the protein MSKTYQPKKKKRATTHGYLVRSASKAGRNTLKRRRQKGRKRVAL; encoded by the coding sequence ATGTCAAAGACCTACCAACCAAAGAAGAAAAAGCGAGCAACGACTCACGGTTATCTCGTGCGCTCGGCGAGCAAGGCCGGCAGGAATACGCTGAAGCGCCGTCGCCAGAAAGGCAGAAAGCGGGTTGCACTGTAA
- a CDS encoding DUF87 domain-containing protein — translation MWPFDNKNKKPQIEIAPVVPHEIYEAGVLDLRDIVAPSALKISPKEINLGEKIGRTLFVMSYPRFLTDSWFSPIINLDKMFDIAIHIHPIDTQNVLRTLQKKVAEVQSQIQGRAEKGMVRDPVLDTAYQDIEKLRDQLQQSQEKLFDVGLYVTLYGDTEEELNHVESEVKSILESKLIYLKPALFQQEEGFRSVMPFADDELKINSKLNSEPLSSIFPFISFDLTSDKGILYGINKHNSSLVLFDRFSLENYNSVVFAKAGAGKSYMTKLEILRTLMFDTEVIVIDPEREYEFLAEAVGGRYFNISLTSEHHINPFDLPPIGEDESPGDVLRSHIITLVGLFRIMLGGLTPEEDSIIDNAITETYALKDITQDKNFNNLEPPLLSDLELVLAGMEGGASLAQRLLKYTQGTWAGFINRPTNVDINKKFVVFSVRDMEDELKPVAMHIVMNYIWNSVRKDLKKRLLVIDEAWWMMKSPDTASFLFGLAKRCRKYFLGLATITQDVEDFLKSPYGLPIITNSSIQLLMKQSPASIDIVQKTFNLTEEEKFLLLESAVGEGIFFAGMKHVAIKVISSYTENQIITSDPSQLLAIKKAKMELKEAQGSQNQS, via the coding sequence ATGTGGCCATTCGATAACAAAAACAAAAAGCCCCAAATAGAGATAGCGCCGGTCGTCCCGCACGAGATTTATGAGGCAGGTGTCCTCGACTTGCGCGATATTGTTGCACCTTCAGCGCTTAAGATCTCACCGAAGGAGATTAATCTCGGCGAGAAGATAGGGCGCACTCTCTTCGTCATGTCTTATCCCAGATTCCTAACCGACTCTTGGTTCTCGCCGATAATCAACCTCGACAAGATGTTTGATATCGCCATTCACATTCACCCTATCGACACGCAAAACGTCTTGCGTACATTACAAAAGAAGGTAGCAGAAGTGCAGAGCCAGATTCAAGGCCGAGCCGAGAAGGGGATGGTGCGCGACCCGGTCCTCGACACCGCTTACCAAGACATCGAGAAGCTCCGCGACCAGCTCCAGCAGTCGCAGGAAAAGCTCTTCGACGTCGGTTTGTACGTTACTCTGTATGGCGACACCGAGGAGGAGCTTAATCATGTCGAGTCGGAAGTTAAGTCTATACTAGAGTCTAAGCTTATCTACCTCAAGCCGGCCTTGTTCCAGCAAGAAGAGGGCTTCCGCAGTGTTATGCCCTTCGCCGACGACGAGCTCAAAATCAATTCCAAATTAAATTCGGAACCGCTTTCGTCGATATTTCCGTTCATCTCCTTCGACCTCACTTCTGACAAAGGCATTCTTTATGGCATCAATAAACACAACTCTTCGTTAGTCTTGTTTGACCGCTTCAGCCTAGAGAACTACAACTCGGTTGTCTTCGCCAAGGCCGGCGCGGGCAAGTCTTATATGACCAAACTCGAGATATTGCGTACCCTCATGTTCGATACAGAAGTAATAGTGATAGACCCAGAGAGAGAGTATGAGTTCTTGGCCGAGGCTGTCGGCGGGCGCTACTTTAATATTTCACTCACATCCGAACACCATATTAACCCCTTCGACCTCCCGCCGATCGGCGAGGACGAGTCACCCGGGGACGTGTTGCGCTCGCATATCATCACGCTTGTCGGCCTGTTCAGAATAATGTTGGGCGGTTTAACTCCGGAAGAAGACTCTATTATAGACAACGCTATTACCGAGACTTACGCGCTTAAAGACATTACCCAAGACAAGAACTTTAATAATCTCGAGCCGCCACTACTTTCCGATCTAGAATTAGTTTTGGCCGGAATGGAAGGGGGAGCGTCGCTCGCCCAGAGGTTGCTCAAGTATACGCAGGGCACATGGGCCGGCTTTATAAATAGGCCGACGAACGTGGACATCAATAAAAAGTTCGTCGTCTTCTCGGTGCGCGATATGGAGGATGAGCTCAAGCCGGTAGCTATGCATATCGTCATGAACTACATCTGGAATTCGGTGCGCAAAGACCTGAAGAAGCGCTTGCTTGTCATTGATGAAGCATGGTGGATGATGAAGTCGCCGGACACCGCCTCCTTCCTCTTCGGCCTCGCCAAAAGGTGCCGCAAGTACTTCCTCGGCCTGGCCACCATCACTCAAGACGTCGAGGACTTCCTCAAGTCGCCTTATGGTTTGCCGATTATTACGAACTCGTCCATCCAACTCCTTATGAAGCAGTCGCCGGCCTCGATTGATATCGTGCAGAAGACATTTAATCTGACAGAAGAAGAGAAGTTTCTGCTCCTCGAGTCGGCTGTGGGAGAGGGAATATTCTTCGCCGGCATGAAGCACGTCGCCATCAAGGTCATCTCTTCTTATACAGAGAATCAGATCATTACTTCTGACCCGTCACAGCTCTTGGCCATTAAAAAAGCGAAGATGGAACTAAAGGAAGCGCAAGGTTCTCAAAATCAAAGTTAA
- a CDS encoding PrgI family protein, producing MQFQVPQFIEIEDKVFGPFTFKQFIYMLGAVAALYIPFKFWGIYIAAFTGGPIAVLALALAFAKINGRPFVYIAESYVKYFFSGKLYLWKHKDKAIQTKVIEEKSATRGMIVPTLSQNKLKDLAWSLDVREIQKPKVGDRR from the coding sequence ATGCAGTTTCAGGTTCCGCAATTTATCGAGATCGAGGACAAGGTTTTCGGCCCTTTTACCTTCAAGCAATTTATCTACATGCTGGGGGCGGTCGCGGCTTTATACATCCCATTCAAATTCTGGGGAATATACATAGCGGCCTTCACCGGCGGGCCTATCGCTGTACTGGCACTGGCACTGGCTTTTGCAAAAATCAACGGCCGGCCGTTCGTCTATATCGCCGAGTCGTATGTGAAGTACTTCTTCTCCGGCAAGCTCTACCTCTGGAAGCATAAAGACAAAGCGATTCAGACCAAAGTAATAGAAGAGAAGTCCGCCACGCGCGGGATGATAGTGCCGACGCTCTCGCAGAACAAGCTTAAAGACTTGGCGTGGTCGCTTGATGTCAGGGAGATACAGAAACCAAAAGTAGGAGATAGGAGATAG
- the dnaN gene encoding DNA polymerase III subunit beta, which produces MKIECIKDKLRNAVTQAERLTGKNLSLPILASILIEAKGSKLHIRATNLDLGIELELPVKVEEEGKVAISGSLLNNVLSLLDGDDKIKLETVNDNIVISTKKSSTLVKCFPADDFPTIPRVTDGSEFTITSQKLVLGLRSVWYAASLSDMKPEISSVHVYSEGGEFIFVATDSFRLAEKHIEKKGEGGDDLSIIIPYRNAVELIRIFEGITDHVTVLYTKNQVSFVSEVYGLHITSRLTAGVFPNYRQIVPKEKKTEACIMKKDLLSALKMATLFTDKFNVIAMKIMPVERLCEVTAKNGDVGESVSQLDATLEGDDLQANFNAKYILDSFQSIKEDSIVITGSGPSKPLVIRGIGDNTFLYLVMPINR; this is translated from the coding sequence ATGAAGATCGAGTGCATAAAAGATAAATTACGGAATGCGGTAACCCAAGCAGAGAGGCTGACAGGTAAGAACTTATCATTACCGATACTCGCGTCGATACTTATAGAAGCGAAAGGGAGCAAGCTGCACATTAGAGCAACCAATCTTGATCTGGGGATAGAACTCGAATTACCGGTCAAGGTAGAAGAAGAAGGTAAGGTGGCGATATCCGGCTCTTTGTTAAATAACGTACTTAGCTTGCTTGATGGCGATGATAAAATAAAACTCGAGACGGTAAACGATAACATCGTTATTTCTACAAAAAAGAGCTCCACCTTAGTGAAATGTTTTCCGGCAGACGACTTCCCGACAATACCGCGTGTCACAGATGGTTCCGAATTTACGATTACTTCACAAAAACTCGTTCTAGGTTTGCGTTCTGTTTGGTACGCTGCCTCACTTTCTGATATGAAACCGGAAATCTCTTCCGTCCATGTATACTCCGAAGGCGGTGAATTTATTTTCGTTGCGACTGATTCTTTTCGTCTGGCGGAAAAGCACATAGAGAAGAAAGGCGAAGGTGGGGATGATCTCTCGATAATAATTCCGTATCGTAATGCCGTCGAACTCATCAGAATATTCGAAGGAATTACTGATCATGTCACTGTTTTGTATACTAAAAATCAAGTCTCGTTCGTTTCCGAGGTTTATGGATTACATATAACTTCTCGACTTACTGCCGGAGTGTTCCCGAATTATCGTCAGATAGTGCCGAAGGAGAAAAAGACCGAGGCCTGCATAATGAAGAAAGATCTGCTCTCAGCACTTAAGATGGCGACGTTGTTTACCGACAAATTCAATGTTATTGCAATGAAGATAATGCCGGTCGAACGGCTCTGTGAGGTGACAGCTAAGAACGGCGATGTAGGAGAGAGTGTTAGCCAACTCGATGCCACATTGGAAGGTGATGATTTACAAGCAAACTTTAATGCTAAATATATTCTGGATTCCTTCCAGTCAATAAAAGAAGACAGTATTGTTATAACGGGAAGCGGGCCATCCAAACCACTCGTCATCCGCGGTATCGGCGACAATACCTTCCTCTATCTCGTCATGCCGATCAATAGATAA
- the dnaA gene encoding chromosomal replication initiator protein DnaA encodes MPDTKKLWDEALLEIELIISKANFTTWFKNTHICHYDDGVVNVSVPNEFVKEWMLTKYHKCILKALRDKHQSVRSVDFVIQKDEDKQRPQKLMIQDEALYSDQMHFPELYVSKEDNLNPKYTFETLVIGPFNELAVAASQSVLKNLGTTYNPLFIYGGTGLGKTHLIQAIGNQLKKNDANKKIFYITSERWATDLVDSIRNNKIHLFKEKYRKYDLLIIDDIQFISGKDKTEEELFHLFNSYHDNNKQIIFSSDKPPRAIIGLEERLRTRFEGGMMVDISQPEYETRLEILRTKAKGSHIMPPEDVLEYLATSIQDSVRELEGALNLIVVQSQVKNRALSVQEAKNLIKNNLKPQKTISLKDVIRVVAEFYNIEEKILYEKSRRKEIVKPRQIIMYILREDFNTSYPYIGQKMGGRDHTTVIHAYEKIKRDLKIDQLLGQEMEQIKTILYKEYRPV; translated from the coding sequence ATGCCAGACACGAAAAAATTATGGGATGAGGCGCTCCTCGAGATAGAACTGATTATTTCGAAGGCAAATTTTACAACTTGGTTTAAAAATACCCACATCTGCCACTACGACGACGGTGTCGTCAACGTAAGCGTCCCGAACGAGTTTGTAAAAGAATGGATGCTGACGAAATATCATAAATGTATTCTAAAAGCTCTGCGTGATAAACATCAATCGGTAAGATCTGTCGATTTCGTTATCCAAAAAGACGAGGATAAGCAGCGTCCGCAGAAGCTGATGATCCAAGATGAGGCGCTCTACAGCGACCAGATGCATTTCCCCGAGCTGTACGTGAGCAAAGAGGATAATCTTAATCCTAAATATACCTTCGAGACGCTGGTTATCGGGCCTTTCAACGAGCTGGCTGTTGCCGCCTCTCAGAGTGTGCTCAAAAATCTCGGCACGACGTACAACCCGCTGTTTATTTACGGCGGAACGGGTCTCGGCAAGACCCACTTGATACAAGCTATCGGCAATCAACTCAAGAAGAACGATGCTAATAAGAAAATTTTTTACATAACCTCTGAAAGGTGGGCGACCGACCTTGTCGACTCAATAAGAAACAACAAGATCCACCTTTTTAAAGAGAAATATCGCAAGTATGACCTGCTTATAATAGACGATATCCAGTTCATCTCCGGCAAAGACAAAACGGAGGAAGAGCTCTTCCATCTCTTCAACAGCTATCACGACAACAATAAGCAGATAATCTTCTCCTCTGATAAACCGCCGCGCGCCATTATCGGCTTAGAGGAACGCCTGCGCACCCGCTTCGAAGGGGGGATGATGGTTGATATCTCCCAGCCGGAATATGAGACGCGCCTCGAGATATTAAGAACGAAGGCGAAGGGTTCGCACATTATGCCGCCGGAAGACGTGCTGGAATATCTGGCGACATCCATCCAAGACAGTGTTCGCGAGCTGGAGGGCGCCCTGAACCTTATTGTCGTCCAATCACAGGTGAAGAATCGCGCCCTTTCCGTCCAGGAGGCGAAGAATCTGATCAAAAACAACCTCAAACCGCAGAAAACCATCTCACTTAAAGACGTTATCAGGGTCGTCGCAGAGTTCTATAATATAGAAGAGAAGATACTATACGAGAAATCAAGGCGTAAAGAGATAGTGAAGCCGAGGCAGATCATTATGTACATCCTGCGAGAGGACTTTAATACCTCATACCCATATATCGGCCAGAAGATGGGTGGTCGCGACCACACTACCGTCATCCATGCCTACGAGAAGATCAAGCGCGATCTGAAAATAGACCAGCTTCTCGGTCAGGAGATGGAGCAGATAAAGACAATATTATATAAAGAGTACAGACCTGTGTGA
- a CDS encoding YidC/Oxa1 family membrane protein insertase, with product MFGAIYSALVYNPIYNLLIALTAIVPGGDVGVAVILLTIITKLVLYPLSQKAVLAQKAMREIEPHVQKVRKEIKDPQEQFKQLQALYKEHNVNPFSSFFLLFIQIPILIGLFSVVQDIKVVQASLYSFTPIPQTLGTMFLGIMDVTKPYILLTILVVITQFILAQLMAPLPVKKEPGKELSFSEEFTRSMGTQTKYILPLFIGFISLKFASAISLYWITNNVFSIGQELYAKRMGGKVQP from the coding sequence ATGTTTGGAGCCATCTATAGTGCCCTTGTTTATAACCCTATCTATAACCTGCTTATCGCCCTCACGGCCATTGTGCCGGGCGGAGACGTTGGCGTTGCGGTTATCTTGCTCACTATAATCACTAAGCTTGTTCTCTATCCCCTTTCGCAGAAGGCGGTCCTAGCTCAAAAGGCCATGCGCGAGATCGAGCCTCACGTGCAGAAGGTGCGCAAAGAGATAAAAGATCCGCAAGAGCAGTTTAAACAGCTCCAGGCATTATATAAAGAGCACAATGTTAATCCGTTCTCGAGCTTCTTCTTGCTTTTCATTCAGATTCCGATTCTTATCGGTTTATTTTCGGTTGTGCAGGATATAAAAGTCGTTCAAGCAAGCTTGTATTCTTTCACACCGATACCGCAAACGCTTGGCACGATGTTTCTTGGCATAATGGACGTGACAAAGCCATATATACTCTTAACAATACTCGTCGTTATTACGCAGTTCATCTTGGCCCAACTCATGGCGCCGTTGCCGGTAAAGAAAGAACCGGGCAAAGAGCTGTCGTTCAGCGAAGAATTCACCCGCAGTATGGGCACGCAGACGAAATATATTCTGCCGCTATTTATCGGCTTCATAAGTCTTAAGTTCGCTTCGGCGATATCTCTGTATTGGATAACCAATAACGTTTTCTCTATAGGCCAAGAGCTATACGCCAAGCGTATGGGCGGTAAGGTTCAACCTTGA
- a CDS encoding Fic family protein → MTSKIIQFLRAKGQASSSQIHQNIISQGDDVSLVTVRRDLRLLVAKGVLKEEGRGRAVTYTLTVYGKLTEQVDAHSYCLIDPDTRIGRGAFDFNILPALNFNPFSDSQMAAMTDATKYYRSKIKDISPTLHQKELERFIIELSWKSSKIEGNTYTLLDTEKLIIESKEAPGHDHTEAQMILNHKKAFDYILAHNKHQRRITLAQIEDVHKLLVAGMGVTHNLRRKPVGVTGSKYRPLDNEYQIKEAVDVLLATVDKLSGGYAKALAILLGISYIQPFEDGNKRTARLMTNSVLLAHELAPLSYRSVSEEQYREATLVFYELNSLISFRDIFVAQYDFAARNYLVND, encoded by the coding sequence ATGACATCCAAAATAATTCAATTCCTGCGGGCAAAAGGACAAGCTTCTAGTTCGCAGATACATCAAAATATTATCTCACAAGGAGATGATGTATCGCTCGTTACTGTTCGACGCGACTTACGCCTACTTGTGGCGAAAGGAGTACTAAAAGAAGAGGGTCGCGGTCGTGCTGTTACCTATACGCTTACGGTGTACGGTAAGCTTACCGAGCAGGTAGATGCTCATTCGTACTGCTTGATTGATCCGGATACGCGCATAGGCAGGGGAGCGTTTGATTTTAATATTCTGCCGGCGCTCAACTTTAATCCGTTTTCCGATTCTCAAATGGCCGCGATGACGGACGCGACAAAATACTATCGTAGCAAAATTAAAGATATCTCTCCCACACTCCACCAAAAGGAACTTGAGCGTTTCATTATTGAACTTTCATGGAAGTCTTCAAAAATAGAAGGGAACACTTACACCTTGCTGGATACCGAGAAACTGATAATCGAATCTAAGGAGGCGCCCGGACACGACCACACAGAAGCACAGATGATTCTGAATCACAAAAAAGCTTTTGACTACATTCTCGCCCACAATAAGCATCAACGTAGAATTACACTGGCGCAGATTGAAGATGTGCACAAATTGCTCGTTGCCGGCATGGGTGTTACCCACAATCTCCGGAGAAAGCCTGTCGGCGTAACCGGTTCTAAGTATCGTCCGCTGGATAATGAATATCAAATCAAGGAGGCGGTCGACGTATTACTCGCAACAGTAGATAAACTGTCAGGCGGGTACGCAAAGGCCCTCGCCATACTGCTCGGTATCAGCTATATACAACCGTTTGAAGACGGCAATAAACGAACGGCTCGCCTTATGACTAACTCGGTTTTGTTGGCACACGAACTGGCACCCTTGTCGTATCGCAGTGTTTCAGAAGAACAATATCGAGAAGCAACGCTTGTGTTTTATGAGCTCAATTCACTCATCTCATTTAGAGATATCTTCGTTGCCCAATATGACTTTGCCGCTCGCAATTATCTCGTGAATGATTAA